TACATATGGAATATTTCATTGAACAAGTTTATTTTGGAACGTTCAAAAGCAATACTGCCATTGTTGCTTCGGTGTTCCATATAGCGCTTGTAAAGATTGTCTGTTAAGTTCCCGCCAAAATGCATCCAATAGATACTCCAGGGGTCATTTTTGTCTGAGTTGTACTCATGTGGAGTGTTTCTATGGATAACATGATATGTATTTGGGAGTACACGAATAAGCTGACCATCTACTTTTAAATTGCCCTTACCCTCAATACAATATATGAAGATATACTCCTTAATTCCTTTTTTTCTAGACCTGTAATGATGTTGGGCGTTAGGGTAGAAACCTATGTCCGTTATATAAAAAGATTCACAAATGGTATGGAGTTCTTTTCTTATTGAATCGGGAAGAACAATCATTTTTTGCCCTAAAAAACCCTCTTTAATCTTAGATTTTTCCATTAGAATTTAGCATTGTTTTTTAGTATAAGGTACATGGATTGGTCTGGTTTTAAAATTGATTCAATTAAGAAAGATGAATCTAAATCTTCGCAAATG
This genomic interval from Zobellia roscoffensis contains the following:
- a CDS encoding AraC family transcriptional regulator → MEKSKIKEGFLGQKMIVLPDSIRKELHTICESFYITDIGFYPNAQHHYRSRKKGIKEYIFIYCIEGKGNLKVDGQLIRVLPNTYHVIHRNTPHEYNSDKNDPWSIYWMHFGGNLTDNLYKRYMEHRSNNGSIAFERSKINLFNEIFHMYKSEYTVPKLEYANILGLNFISSFVYTSKGIATESTSHTNMINSVIDFLMSNLDKTFKSNEIAKQFNCSPSYLFNLFKKRTGYSLIHFFNLKKIQKACEYLKYTDLSIKEISYKVGIQDPLYFSRTFKKNFGVSPKEYRKTQQEF